Proteins from one Acidimicrobiia bacterium genomic window:
- a CDS encoding phosphatidylinositol mannoside acyltransferase, giving the protein MNYLGFRVASALLGVLPEWAMRRLGETVGYVAWLWAGKRKHNATRAMARVLGENPDAPSLQTIRTARALFTSYGRYWAETFWIRPRRVKAIHRHIEVQGIEHFRAALAAGKGVIFALPHVGNWEVAGTVAAAEGAELLAVAEKLKDDRIVNWFAGLRKALGIDVVLATGREKVFEVCAEGLRRNAAVALLADRNLSGRGVIVSFFGEDTRLPVGPARLALETGAPIVPVGSFFQDGRGHRVTMLDPVDVGPDDDVASITAKVASALEVVVRLDPAQWHMMQPNWPSDRLVSR; this is encoded by the coding sequence ATGAACTATTTGGGGTTCCGGGTGGCCTCGGCTCTGCTGGGGGTTCTTCCCGAATGGGCCATGCGTCGACTCGGGGAGACCGTGGGTTATGTTGCCTGGCTCTGGGCAGGTAAGCGTAAGCACAACGCCACCCGGGCGATGGCCCGGGTACTCGGGGAGAACCCGGATGCGCCGAGCCTCCAGACAATCCGGACGGCCCGGGCCTTGTTTACGTCATATGGTCGGTATTGGGCCGAGACGTTCTGGATTCGACCTCGCCGCGTCAAGGCGATTCACCGCCATATCGAGGTGCAGGGGATCGAGCACTTTCGGGCAGCCCTGGCGGCCGGGAAAGGCGTCATCTTTGCGCTTCCCCATGTTGGTAACTGGGAAGTGGCCGGCACCGTTGCGGCCGCCGAGGGGGCCGAATTGTTGGCCGTGGCCGAAAAGCTCAAAGATGATCGAATTGTCAACTGGTTTGCCGGACTCCGCAAGGCGTTGGGAATCGACGTCGTCCTGGCGACCGGGCGTGAAAAGGTGTTTGAGGTCTGTGCCGAGGGTTTGAGGCGCAATGCGGCTGTGGCCTTGTTGGCCGACAGGAACCTCTCGGGGAGGGGAGTGATCGTTTCCTTTTTCGGTGAAGACACCCGACTACCGGTCGGACCTGCCCGGCTCGCCTTGGAGACCGGCGCGCCGATCGTGCCGGTGGGATCGTTCTTCCAGGACGGCCGCGGACACCGGGTGACGATGTTGGATCCCGTGGATGTCGGGCCTGATGACGACGTTGCCTCCATCACGGCCAAGGTGGCGTCTGCCCTTGAGGTGGTCGTTCGTCTGGACCCTGCACAATGGCACATGATGCAACCGAATTGGCCGTCCGATCGACTCGTTTCCCGGTAG
- a CDS encoding CDP-alcohol phosphatidyltransferase family protein, with protein MIELRVRKRVDRLVNPVGRALAQIGVTPTWLTLIGLAVTLSGAVLVAREHFIAGALVAALGSALDGLDGSVARARGSASRSGALLDSVADRIGETGMWAGLAFALSDSARLSLLCVLSLGASLLVSYVRGKAESLGADGRGGIMGRAERVILMTFGLLFIDYVEVMLWAMAVLTWLTVLQRFYISWRQLEHGSP; from the coding sequence CGGCTGGTCAATCCGGTCGGGCGCGCCCTCGCTCAGATCGGCGTTACTCCGACATGGCTGACGCTGATCGGGCTGGCCGTCACGCTCAGCGGCGCGGTTCTGGTCGCTCGTGAGCACTTCATCGCCGGGGCTCTCGTGGCCGCCCTGGGCTCGGCGCTTGACGGACTCGATGGATCGGTGGCGAGAGCCAGAGGATCGGCGTCGCGGTCGGGAGCGCTGTTGGATTCGGTGGCAGACCGAATCGGCGAGACCGGTATGTGGGCAGGCTTGGCATTTGCCCTGTCCGACTCTGCTCGTCTCAGCCTGCTCTGCGTTCTCAGTCTCGGGGCTTCTCTGCTCGTGTCCTACGTTCGCGGGAAGGCAGAAAGCCTCGGTGCTGACGGGCGCGGCGGGATCATGGGGCGGGCGGAGCGAGTCATTCTCATGACCTTCGGGCTGCTCTTCATCGACTATGTCGAGGTCATGCTTTGGGCGATGGCCGTCCTGACATGGCTTACCGTGTTGCAGCGTTTCTACATAAGCTGGCGGCAGCTCGAACACGGATCTCCATGA
- a CDS encoding glycosyltransferase family 4 protein, which translates to MTRLAIVSPYALDLPGGVQDQVLGLAEHLQDRGVDVSVIGPRADGTGIGGVSRLRANGSVAPISLDPGTWKAVRSALRGFDVIHVHEPLMPLVSWAAMSVPAARKIVTFHADPSAWIRMLYRVTRPRWMVGRNTSIVAVSATAASALDWLPQVRVIPNGVRAIRSSEPRDFKQVTFLGRDEPRKGLAVLLAAWPAVRARHPDARLVVMGTEGRDGDGVTFLGRVDQPTKDVQLAATGVFCAPNLGGESFGITVVEAMSAGCAVVASDLPAFRDVLGECGTWFSPGDSVALASRIVQLLGDPEEVRTRGDQARIRSLDYSWDRVTDSYLELYGIDSAK; encoded by the coding sequence ATGACCCGTTTGGCGATCGTGTCACCATATGCCCTTGACCTTCCCGGCGGTGTGCAGGATCAAGTGCTCGGATTGGCTGAGCATCTGCAAGATCGCGGGGTGGATGTTTCGGTAATTGGCCCTCGGGCTGACGGTACGGGAATCGGCGGGGTCAGTCGGCTGCGGGCGAACGGTTCGGTGGCGCCGATTTCGCTTGATCCAGGAACCTGGAAGGCCGTGCGATCAGCCTTGCGAGGATTCGATGTCATTCATGTGCACGAACCCCTGATGCCGCTCGTTTCGTGGGCGGCCATGTCCGTACCGGCGGCGCGCAAAATCGTCACGTTTCATGCCGATCCATCAGCCTGGATCCGGATGCTGTACCGGGTAACCCGTCCGAGGTGGATGGTTGGCCGGAACACCAGCATTGTGGCCGTGTCAGCGACTGCCGCCAGCGCCCTGGACTGGTTACCACAGGTTCGCGTCATCCCCAATGGCGTACGGGCGATACGCTCGTCGGAGCCGAGGGATTTCAAGCAGGTCACTTTCTTGGGGCGTGACGAACCCCGCAAGGGACTGGCGGTTCTGCTGGCCGCCTGGCCGGCGGTTCGAGCCAGACATCCTGATGCACGACTGGTGGTCATGGGCACTGAGGGCCGCGACGGTGACGGAGTCACCTTTCTTGGTCGGGTCGACCAGCCAACCAAGGACGTCCAACTGGCGGCCACCGGGGTCTTCTGCGCTCCGAACCTGGGAGGCGAGAGTTTTGGCATCACGGTCGTCGAGGCAATGAGCGCCGGATGTGCGGTCGTGGCCTCGGACCTCCCGGCCTTCCGAGACGTTCTTGGGGAGTGCGGCACCTGGTTTAGTCCGGGCGACTCGGTGGCGCTCGCCAGCCGAATAGTTCAACTGCTTGGTGATCCTGAAGAGGTGCGGACGAGGGGAGACCAGGCCCGGATTCGGTCGCTTGACTACTCCTGGGATCGGGTGACTGATTCCTATCTGGAGCTGTACGGGATCGACTCGGCAAAGTAA